One Novipirellula caenicola genomic window carries:
- a CDS encoding DUF1501 domain-containing protein — MNRPEFTSQQRRDFMKMIAKQTLGVSFAGALGSQTMIGSADAAATPAGKAKHIIYIMLDGAMSHIDTFDPKQGVEEAGETKPTQTRVPGLMFGDRFPKLSYLAGAIAVVRSLSTETGAHEQGRYLMRTAYKQLNSIQHPGMGAWMTSQQPKPNNGLPSNYLIGSTNGHPGAGFLPPSFSPVPIADAAKGLQNTKLPKYLPPELFSRRMMLATKFDEAFQQRRDNSKVIAYNQAYRDAYQLMGSDQLKVFDINEEPKAIRDAYGNNSLGQGCLLARRLVEKGAQFVEVTSGGWDMHQNLYESLDTRAANLDTALGNLMRDLHSKGLFSETLIVVTTEFGRSPKLNVNAGRDHHPGAFCSLLIGAGIRGGQAYGESDKRGHSVAKDHVSVADFNKTIAAAAGLPIDKEVYSPSGRPFKIGGDGKVIQALLS; from the coding sequence ATGAATCGACCTGAATTCACAAGCCAGCAGCGTCGTGATTTTATGAAGATGATCGCGAAGCAGACGCTTGGCGTTTCGTTTGCCGGTGCACTCGGTTCGCAAACCATGATCGGCTCGGCCGACGCAGCAGCGACCCCTGCGGGCAAAGCCAAACACATCATCTACATCATGCTCGATGGCGCGATGAGCCATATTGATACGTTTGATCCAAAACAGGGAGTCGAAGAAGCGGGCGAAACCAAACCGACGCAAACGCGTGTGCCGGGATTGATGTTCGGCGACCGCTTTCCCAAGCTCTCCTATTTGGCCGGAGCGATTGCGGTGGTCCGGTCGCTGAGCACCGAAACCGGAGCTCACGAACAGGGACGCTATTTGATGCGGACCGCCTACAAACAACTCAACAGTATCCAGCACCCAGGAATGGGGGCATGGATGACGTCACAACAACCCAAACCCAATAACGGTTTGCCAAGCAACTATTTGATTGGATCCACCAACGGCCATCCCGGCGCTGGATTCCTGCCTCCATCGTTTTCGCCGGTCCCAATTGCCGATGCGGCCAAAGGACTGCAGAACACAAAGCTTCCCAAATACTTGCCGCCGGAACTTTTTAGTCGCCGCATGATGCTGGCCACCAAGTTTGATGAAGCGTTTCAACAACGACGCGATAACAGCAAAGTAATCGCGTACAACCAAGCGTACCGAGACGCCTATCAATTGATGGGTAGCGATCAATTGAAGGTGTTTGACATCAACGAAGAACCCAAGGCAATTCGCGATGCCTATGGGAACAACTCGCTTGGCCAAGGATGTTTGCTGGCGCGGCGATTGGTCGAAAAGGGAGCCCAATTCGTCGAGGTCACCTCGGGCGGCTGGGACATGCACCAAAACCTTTACGAGTCGCTTGATACCCGAGCTGCCAATCTTGATACCGCGCTGGGCAACTTGATGCGGGATTTGCACAGCAAAGGTTTGTTCAGCGAAACGCTGATTGTCGTCACCACGGAATTTGGACGCAGTCCCAAGTTGAACGTGAACGCGGGCCGCGATCATCATCCTGGTGCATTTTGCAGTCTGTTGATCGGGGCCGGAATCCGCGGCGGCCAAGCCTACGGTGAATCCGACAAACGGGGACATTCAGTCGCCAAAGATCACGTGTCGGTCGCCGACTTCAATAAAACGATCGCCGCTGCGGCGGGGCTGCCGATCGACAAAGAGGTCTACTCACCATCGGGACGTCCTTTCAAAATCGGCGGCGATGGCAAAGTCATCCAAGCCCTGTTGTCCTGA
- a CDS encoding HlyD family secretion protein, which translates to MQPSGNHDDLRDNVAELESVEAANSGRTATENRSSHSPQPTWRGIRQASECRPRRSPSPPRPPAPAAPVPIRPKRSLFTGSLLVCLCAAIGYFVWDWQLRYQSHGVVQGRVLQVTPPWDGNVLTLQVREGDSVRQGQVLLTVTNIEQEQRTAEVADALKLAQATLEAKVSEMRWQSQLRGDRNQKALGEYYEMCGELSSQRTQLLQAESELQRLRATREKNEMAVRDKDLENASYLVEGLRAKYEKQTEAVAEMKKRVEIYEQFADDASATIQPAMLQISNLQAELVRLREVVQQGRICSPVNGTVLKVRRFAGDYANASETVMEILEDSTIEPVLYYSQNNADKLRVGDEVEIDIRPGLKRLRCQITRIGEQLEYAPPNIERYYRKNEKLLPVYLQPCDAKNIESLLYLGSEIDVPRFSFATAKS; encoded by the coding sequence ATGCAACCGTCAGGAAACCATGATGATTTGCGGGACAACGTTGCCGAATTAGAGTCCGTCGAAGCAGCGAATTCGGGCCGGACTGCGACCGAAAACCGAAGCAGCCATTCGCCCCAGCCGACTTGGCGGGGAATTCGTCAAGCGTCTGAATGCAGGCCGCGACGATCCCCCAGCCCACCGCGACCCCCGGCACCTGCTGCCCCGGTCCCCATACGTCCCAAGCGAAGTCTGTTCACCGGTTCGCTGCTCGTCTGTTTGTGCGCGGCCATTGGGTACTTCGTTTGGGATTGGCAACTGCGTTACCAATCGCACGGAGTCGTTCAGGGACGAGTCCTGCAGGTAACACCGCCTTGGGATGGAAACGTGCTAACGTTGCAGGTGCGCGAAGGCGACTCCGTTCGACAAGGACAAGTGCTGCTGACGGTCACCAATATCGAGCAAGAGCAACGGACAGCCGAAGTTGCTGACGCTCTGAAACTTGCCCAAGCAACGTTAGAGGCAAAGGTCTCAGAGATGCGCTGGCAATCGCAATTGCGTGGGGACCGTAACCAGAAAGCACTTGGCGAGTACTACGAGATGTGCGGCGAACTCTCGAGCCAACGCACCCAGTTGTTGCAGGCCGAAAGCGAACTGCAACGCTTGCGGGCGACGCGAGAAAAGAACGAGATGGCCGTCCGCGACAAAGACTTGGAAAATGCAAGTTACCTCGTCGAAGGGCTGCGAGCGAAGTACGAAAAACAAACCGAAGCGGTAGCGGAAATGAAAAAGCGAGTTGAGATCTATGAACAATTTGCTGATGACGCGTCGGCAACGATTCAGCCCGCAATGCTGCAAATCAGTAATCTTCAGGCGGAACTCGTCCGCCTGCGAGAAGTGGTCCAACAAGGACGAATCTGTTCGCCTGTGAACGGAACGGTGCTCAAGGTGCGGCGTTTTGCAGGCGACTACGCCAACGCCTCGGAAACCGTCATGGAGATTTTAGAAGACTCTACGATCGAACCGGTTTTGTATTACTCGCAAAATAACGCGGACAAACTACGGGTCGGAGACGAAGTGGAGATCGATATTCGCCCAGGCCTGAAACGACTTCGTTGCCAAATCACACGGATCGGCGAACAGTTGGAGTACGCGCCGCCAAACATCGAGCGTTATTACCGCAAGAATGAAAAGCTGTTGCCCGTCTACCTTCAGCCTTGCGATGCCAAGAACATTGAATCACTGCTGTACTTGGGCAGCGAAATCGATGTTCCACGTTTTTCTTTCGCAACAGCGAAGTCATAA
- a CDS encoding peptidase M42 codes for MVKHSAASDAGLSDFLHLLGGLVREPSVVGVEQAFFRVVLRELEELSVNVSLYHGVLVAQGNRPDSIILSAHVDRHGLLCTGPNEFQYAAFIAGNRGELNGDSVSEQMMELIQDRFIGQRVQSHLPHVGTYLGQGSITRSFVCPNRRNLIFEIDGLSHLQPGTPVSFVDRLTIADGFISAQLDNVLSVAILVHMFRCGFQGTVLFTAGEEAGRSWRYALEWFLRRQLWTQRLIVLDTSPYPTPLAAAAQEVVLRRRDATAIFAGDMTMELQDRCESLGIGYSYKDDYVEAINRTREKPLSFGRTELGRLTAATEGKINGTTLQIPTTSYHTASETASLSSIRAVLRLLDSYID; via the coding sequence GGGTGTCGAGCAGGCTTTTTTTCGAGTCGTACTGCGCGAGCTCGAAGAGTTGTCGGTCAACGTTTCGCTGTACCACGGCGTCTTGGTGGCACAGGGAAACCGGCCAGATTCGATCATCTTGTCGGCGCACGTGGACCGCCATGGATTGCTTTGCACCGGCCCGAACGAGTTCCAATACGCGGCGTTTATCGCTGGCAACCGAGGCGAACTGAACGGCGATTCGGTCTCGGAACAGATGATGGAATTGATTCAAGACCGCTTCATCGGCCAGCGTGTCCAGTCGCACTTGCCGCACGTCGGTACCTATTTGGGCCAAGGCTCGATCACACGTTCGTTTGTTTGCCCGAATCGCCGCAACTTGATTTTCGAGATCGATGGACTGAGCCACCTGCAACCGGGCACGCCGGTTTCGTTTGTCGATCGCTTGACGATCGCCGATGGTTTCATTTCAGCGCAGCTTGATAATGTGTTGTCGGTCGCGATCCTCGTCCACATGTTTCGCTGTGGATTCCAAGGCACCGTGCTATTCACCGCCGGCGAAGAAGCGGGCCGAAGTTGGCGGTACGCGCTCGAGTGGTTCCTGCGGCGACAATTGTGGACGCAGCGTTTGATCGTGCTGGACACCAGCCCCTATCCGACGCCGTTGGCGGCCGCCGCGCAAGAGGTCGTCTTGCGTCGCCGCGATGCCACCGCCATCTTTGCGGGCGACATGACGATGGAACTGCAAGATCGCTGCGAATCGCTGGGGATCGGCTACAGCTACAAAGACGATTACGTCGAAGCGATCAATCGCACGCGTGAAAAACCGCTGTCGTTTGGCCGGACCGAATTGGGACGACTGACCGCGGCGACCGAGGGAAAGATCAACGGCACCACGCTGCAAATCCCCACCACCAGCTATCACACCGCCTCGGAAACAGCATCTCTAAGCAGCATTCGCGCGGTCTTGCGGTTGTTAGACAGCTACATCGATTAG
- a CDS encoding glycosyltransferase family 2 protein, with translation MLTDWSYWISSLRTDQLLAALLPLLLFDSLRYSLGSLAVWLCDFARELGCLLRGKRPEPRFGQCPSVCVVIAGLNEAETLPHTLRSVWNTYPRLEIIVVDDGSRDAMSQVATEFARDHAGVTVLRKRNRGGKSSALNFALPFTNAEIIIGVDSDSHVGENAIWEIVQPFANPQIGAVSAAVMARNANTNLVTRMQGLEYLRSIFLGRLFADRVGTLGIVSGAFGAFRREALLRTGGWDVGPGEDGDLALRIRKSGYQIAFAPYAQCFTNVPTAAKTLIKQRRRWEWAVITLECRKHVDLANPLSKNFCVSNLAMLADRWTFNLFLQFVCWGYMGWLCIHANEHTWKLFFLYYLVFMVLEAIQVAVLLYYSNDRRRELSVGLAAPLMPLYQVALRAVMFYGVLEELFFRRSHCDNFVPEHVRRSTWHW, from the coding sequence GTGTTAACCGATTGGAGCTATTGGATCTCGTCGCTGCGAACTGATCAGTTGTTGGCCGCTCTGCTGCCGCTGCTGTTGTTCGATAGTTTGAGATATTCGTTAGGTTCGCTAGCTGTTTGGCTGTGCGATTTTGCCCGTGAACTTGGCTGCCTATTGCGAGGCAAGCGGCCTGAGCCGCGGTTTGGACAGTGCCCGTCGGTGTGTGTCGTCATCGCTGGCTTGAACGAAGCCGAAACGTTGCCTCACACGCTGCGGTCAGTTTGGAACACCTACCCGCGGTTGGAAATCATCGTGGTCGACGACGGATCGCGTGACGCGATGAGCCAAGTGGCTACGGAGTTTGCGCGTGATCACGCTGGGGTGACCGTGCTGAGAAAACGCAATCGCGGTGGCAAATCGTCGGCGCTTAACTTCGCATTACCGTTCACCAACGCCGAGATTATCATCGGCGTCGACAGCGACTCGCACGTGGGCGAAAACGCGATTTGGGAAATTGTCCAACCGTTTGCTAACCCACAGATCGGCGCGGTATCCGCCGCCGTCATGGCTCGTAACGCGAACACCAATTTGGTGACCCGGATGCAGGGGCTGGAGTATCTGCGGTCGATCTTTTTGGGTCGGCTATTTGCTGATCGCGTCGGAACCTTGGGAATTGTTTCCGGTGCATTTGGGGCGTTCCGCCGCGAGGCTTTGTTGCGAACCGGTGGATGGGACGTTGGGCCTGGCGAAGATGGGGATTTGGCACTCCGTATACGAAAATCAGGATATCAAATTGCGTTCGCGCCCTACGCGCAGTGTTTCACAAATGTGCCGACCGCTGCGAAGACGTTGATCAAGCAACGTCGCCGTTGGGAGTGGGCCGTGATCACGTTGGAATGCCGTAAGCATGTTGATTTAGCAAATCCGTTGTCCAAGAACTTCTGTGTCAGCAATCTCGCCATGTTGGCGGATCGCTGGACGTTTAATCTGTTCTTGCAATTTGTTTGCTGGGGATACATGGGATGGCTGTGCATTCACGCCAACGAACACACGTGGAAACTGTTCTTCTTGTATTATCTGGTTTTCATGGTGTTGGAGGCGATTCAGGTTGCCGTCCTGCTGTACTATTCCAACGATCGCCGTCGCGAATTGAGCGTTGGTTTGGCCGCGCCGTTGATGCCGTTGTATCAAGTCGCACTGCGGGCGGTGATGTTCTACGGCGTTCTCGAAGAACTGTTTTTTCGCCGATCGCACTGCGACAACTTTGTTCCTGAGCACGTCCGTCGATCAACGTGGCATTGGTAG
- a CDS encoding DUF1549 and DUF1553 domain-containing protein — protein MALMLVGVLSLTATDAFAQRKKPSPPKPPKIKLPASVLEKTPVQMDVAKVEARSRAEIHSASRAIDRAVEAKLASEGLSPNAMASDEVFMRRVYLDVAGRIPSLAEATEFLQSTHPDRREDLIDQLLNSPDYVSNMYNLWADVLRLVERPSPDNISDPYLAYVKESICSNKPYDKWVYEMLTATGKAWENPAVGFQLRDDLMPLAYVDNTVRVFLGTQIGCAQCHDHPFDQWTQYQFYQLAAMTAGTRTRIGGDMPGYQEERKKRREFQDEAKRRDEKGRFPSQYRRVMNASLYDVREVKAVLKLPHDYAYSDAKPLSPVKPAVLWDDVPAEAKSDSPREQFAAWVTSPENPKFSRMIANRLWKRFIGVGVIEPIDDFNEDNPCANEELLDLLSEQMVRGGFDLKQFIRAILYSNTYQREASDYEVTSGELYYAPGPVVRRMTAEQVWDSILTMAVHNPWPFQRPTAEDIAPYVSIDFRHASFDQVTALADQFKKTYDIGTYRRSLNQHAYQGNVLCRASELPSPLPADHFLRQFGQGNRESIQTAEQEPTVPQTLAMFNGPITHVMLEPGSAIVDNVLAIDKTKDRIDAIFLSVLGRMPTQKDRLITAKELSQMKNDNVGYGNIIWALLNTREFLFVQ, from the coding sequence ATGGCACTGATGCTGGTCGGGGTGCTTAGCTTGACGGCGACGGATGCCTTCGCACAGCGAAAGAAGCCATCACCGCCGAAGCCTCCTAAGATCAAGCTTCCCGCCAGCGTGCTTGAGAAAACACCGGTCCAAATGGACGTGGCCAAGGTCGAGGCGAGATCGCGTGCAGAGATCCACTCGGCGTCGCGTGCGATCGATCGTGCCGTCGAGGCAAAATTGGCGAGCGAAGGTCTCTCGCCCAATGCGATGGCTAGCGACGAGGTGTTCATGCGGCGTGTGTACCTAGACGTTGCCGGTCGCATCCCTTCCTTGGCCGAAGCAACGGAGTTTCTGCAGTCGACGCATCCCGATCGACGCGAGGATTTGATCGACCAACTGCTCAACAGCCCTGACTACGTCAGCAACATGTACAACCTGTGGGCCGATGTGTTGCGATTGGTCGAACGACCGTCACCCGACAATATTTCGGATCCCTATTTGGCTTACGTCAAAGAATCGATTTGTTCGAACAAGCCGTACGACAAATGGGTTTACGAAATGTTGACGGCAACCGGCAAGGCCTGGGAAAACCCTGCCGTCGGTTTCCAGCTTCGCGACGATTTGATGCCGCTGGCATACGTCGACAATACCGTGCGTGTCTTTCTAGGCACCCAAATCGGCTGTGCCCAATGTCACGACCATCCGTTTGACCAATGGACTCAGTATCAATTTTATCAACTCGCCGCGATGACCGCCGGAACACGAACGCGGATCGGCGGCGACATGCCGGGTTATCAAGAGGAACGCAAAAAACGCCGAGAGTTCCAGGACGAAGCCAAGCGACGTGACGAAAAAGGTCGCTTCCCCAGTCAATACCGGCGCGTGATGAACGCCAGCTTGTATGACGTTCGCGAGGTCAAAGCGGTTTTAAAACTTCCTCATGATTACGCCTACTCGGATGCCAAACCGCTTTCGCCGGTAAAACCGGCCGTGTTGTGGGACGACGTTCCGGCGGAAGCCAAGTCGGATTCGCCACGCGAGCAGTTCGCCGCCTGGGTGACCAGCCCCGAGAATCCGAAATTCAGCCGCATGATCGCCAACCGGCTATGGAAGCGATTTATCGGTGTCGGTGTGATCGAGCCGATTGACGATTTCAACGAGGACAACCCGTGTGCGAATGAAGAGCTGCTTGATTTATTAAGTGAGCAAATGGTGCGAGGTGGATTTGATCTGAAACAGTTCATTCGCGCGATCCTATACAGCAACACGTACCAACGGGAAGCCAGCGACTACGAGGTCACCAGTGGCGAGCTGTATTATGCCCCCGGCCCCGTGGTTCGACGCATGACGGCGGAACAAGTGTGGGATTCGATTTTGACCATGGCGGTTCACAACCCTTGGCCTTTCCAGCGTCCGACGGCCGAGGACATCGCTCCCTATGTCTCGATCGATTTTCGTCATGCCTCGTTTGATCAAGTCACTGCATTGGCGGATCAGTTCAAAAAGACGTACGACATCGGTACCTACCGGCGTTCGCTGAACCAACACGCCTACCAAGGCAACGTGTTGTGCCGCGCCAGCGAGCTGCCATCGCCATTGCCGGCAGACCATTTCTTGCGTCAATTTGGTCAAGGCAATCGTGAAAGCATCCAAACGGCCGAACAAGAGCCGACCGTCCCGCAAACGTTGGCCATGTTCAACGGCCCGATCACCCATGTCATGCTCGAGCCCGGTTCGGCGATTGTCGACAACGTGTTGGCAATCGACAAAACAAAGGATCGCATCGACGCAATTTTCTTGAGTGTCCTCGGCCGCATGCCGACACAGAAGGATCGGTTGATAACCGCGAAAGAATTGTCGCAGATGAAAAACGACAATGTCGGTTACGGCAACATCATTTGGGCACTCCTGAACACTCGAGAATTCTTATTTGTTCAATAA
- a CDS encoding DUF1559 domain-containing protein, with product MTSSTNRPRFAFTLVELLVVIAIIGVLVGLLLPAVQAAREAARRMSCSNNFKQIGLGIHNYHSAYNRLPKHKTGTGLDPTTANWWIWSPNTNQSQLSAWVGVTPFIEQQSLWEEMSSSLGQELGPNGERIPRVPSWTAFGPKPSFHVSFLYPPAMTEIPTLRCPSDPGYGVPSQGRTNYAVCLGDSFSKAETGPMNHALVQTSTDSQLSRAGQRGAFVAHVSMRFRDIRDGLSNTIVAGEITTDLGDRDIRTQAARGQVGVKANPRVCESNGSIDPSRPKFWAESTVLFSDWESGSIYGRGYQWMNGETFHSAMFTITPPNSAACWQDDWPGQEGIAPPSSRHQGGCHVLMGDGAVVFVTDSIESGDQSAAMVEYGQSGKSAPGQKSPYGLWGALGTRASNEVIDQPFN from the coding sequence ATGACGTCATCAACGAACCGGCCCAGGTTTGCTTTCACGCTCGTCGAATTATTGGTTGTGATTGCAATCATTGGAGTCTTGGTCGGATTACTGCTGCCCGCCGTCCAGGCTGCACGCGAAGCAGCGCGTCGCATGAGCTGCAGCAACAATTTCAAACAGATTGGATTGGGAATCCACAACTACCATTCCGCCTACAACCGGCTGCCTAAACACAAAACCGGTACGGGGCTCGATCCGACCACGGCCAACTGGTGGATTTGGTCGCCAAACACCAACCAGAGCCAACTGAGTGCTTGGGTCGGTGTCACGCCGTTTATCGAGCAACAATCGCTGTGGGAGGAAATGAGTTCATCGCTCGGCCAGGAACTTGGCCCCAATGGCGAACGCATTCCCAGAGTTCCTTCGTGGACTGCCTTTGGCCCCAAGCCGAGCTTTCACGTGAGTTTTCTGTACCCACCTGCCATGACCGAAATCCCGACGCTGCGTTGCCCGTCCGATCCGGGCTACGGCGTTCCATCGCAAGGGCGAACCAACTATGCGGTTTGCTTGGGCGACTCGTTTTCCAAGGCCGAAACCGGACCGATGAATCATGCACTTGTCCAAACAAGCACCGATTCACAATTGTCACGTGCCGGACAACGAGGCGCGTTCGTTGCTCACGTATCGATGCGGTTTCGTGACATTAGGGACGGGCTGTCCAATACGATCGTCGCTGGCGAAATCACAACCGACTTGGGTGACCGAGACATCCGGACACAAGCCGCACGCGGCCAAGTCGGCGTCAAAGCGAATCCACGTGTCTGTGAATCCAACGGATCCATCGATCCCTCACGACCAAAATTCTGGGCTGAGTCGACGGTTTTGTTCAGCGATTGGGAAAGCGGATCGATTTACGGACGCGGCTACCAATGGATGAATGGCGAAACGTTTCACTCGGCAATGTTCACCATCACCCCACCTAACTCCGCTGCGTGTTGGCAAGACGATTGGCCGGGCCAAGAAGGCATCGCGCCACCAAGCAGTCGGCACCAAGGCGGCTGTCACGTGCTGATGGGTGACGGTGCGGTTGTCTTCGTCACCGACTCAATCGAATCCGGCGACCAAAGCGCGGCCATGGTCGAGTACGGACAAAGCGGGAAGTCGGCACCGGGTCAAAAGAGCCCGTATGGACTGTGGGGAGCCCTCGGCACTCGCGCTTCCAATGAAGTCATCGATCAACCGTTCAATTAA
- a CDS encoding TolC family protein, translated as MHSRTYTQQPHITVANRNSIADYDPQWMEVKYTCISNDPVSIDNVQLPPEQRETWELTLDSVVQMALSRSQVIRDIGGAVVSAPDSVSTVFDSVIVRTDPQFGVEAALSDFDAQLATSLLYGRTEQTLNNAIEGQGTRDPRTNFGLLDFSISKITGSGTQLKLGNLTTFDRNNSPLNRFPQSFTGGFQGEIRHPLKQGSGREFNQIAGPGASPGNYRGVRVAQLNTHIEIADFQVAVRDLLLDVERAYWELLLAYRNLDAKLQGRDAALATWRMVQARLATGDADGAEEALARERYYAWVTEVKDAYIGRTAGLAASTATDNRTVGYETGLLAAERRLRFLIGIPFYDGKLIRPIDETIQAEIIFDRPSSFAFALQQRVELQTQQLKIRRLEYELVAARNFLLPQLDLIGQYRMHGFGQDLFGTTTEANSGAYSDLFRGDLQDWTVGFEWKSPVGFRRAHAAVRNAQFQLMREQAIYREQQRQVTIELDAAFAELHRAFATNEANQHRVVGARQRVDAIREKYQVVDIPLEFVNIAIQRAVDAETALARSQVEHTMAVATVHYVRGTYLAYLDVFFQSDAIESVPTCELAGEFTEAPIPDLIPIVEDAGLIEGDAYLPMPR; from the coding sequence ATGCACTCTCGCACATACACTCAGCAACCACACATCACCGTAGCCAACAGAAATTCGATCGCAGATTACGACCCCCAGTGGATGGAGGTCAAATACACTTGCATATCGAATGATCCTGTTTCCATTGACAACGTGCAATTGCCACCGGAACAAAGGGAAACATGGGAGCTGACGCTCGATTCCGTCGTTCAGATGGCTTTGTCACGAAGCCAGGTCATTCGCGACATCGGCGGGGCAGTCGTTTCCGCCCCAGACAGCGTTTCGACGGTCTTCGATTCCGTGATTGTTCGAACGGATCCCCAGTTTGGCGTTGAGGCTGCGTTGAGCGATTTCGACGCTCAGCTTGCCACAAGTTTGCTTTACGGCAGAACGGAGCAGACGCTGAACAATGCGATCGAGGGACAGGGGACGCGGGATCCGCGCACCAACTTCGGGCTCCTTGATTTTTCGATCTCAAAGATCACCGGTAGCGGAACCCAGCTTAAGCTAGGCAACCTCACGACTTTTGATCGCAACAACTCACCGCTCAATCGGTTCCCACAAAGCTTTACAGGTGGTTTTCAAGGCGAGATTCGTCACCCCTTGAAACAAGGCTCTGGACGCGAGTTCAATCAGATTGCGGGTCCAGGTGCATCGCCTGGGAACTATCGGGGCGTGCGGGTTGCCCAACTGAACACCCACATTGAAATTGCCGATTTTCAAGTTGCCGTCCGCGATTTGCTGCTTGATGTCGAACGCGCATACTGGGAACTGTTGCTTGCCTATCGCAATTTAGACGCCAAACTGCAAGGCCGCGATGCCGCATTAGCAACGTGGCGTATGGTGCAGGCGCGGCTTGCGACGGGCGATGCCGACGGCGCAGAGGAAGCCCTTGCTCGCGAGCGTTACTACGCATGGGTCACGGAGGTCAAGGACGCTTACATCGGCCGAACCGCCGGGCTGGCTGCCTCGACTGCGACCGACAATCGCACCGTCGGTTACGAGACCGGCTTGTTGGCAGCCGAACGTCGATTGCGATTTCTGATCGGAATTCCGTTTTACGATGGCAAATTGATTCGACCGATCGACGAGACGATCCAGGCCGAGATCATCTTTGACCGTCCAAGTTCGTTCGCGTTCGCACTTCAGCAGAGAGTTGAACTTCAGACGCAACAATTGAAGATCCGAAGGCTGGAATATGAACTGGTCGCCGCCCGCAACTTCCTACTGCCGCAACTCGATTTGATCGGACAATATCGAATGCATGGTTTTGGCCAGGATTTGTTCGGAACGACCACTGAGGCCAACAGCGGCGCCTACTCAGATTTGTTTCGCGGTGATTTACAGGATTGGACCGTGGGGTTTGAATGGAAATCTCCGGTCGGTTTCCGACGGGCCCATGCTGCGGTGCGAAACGCTCAGTTCCAATTGATGCGAGAACAAGCCATTTATCGCGAGCAACAGCGTCAAGTCACTATCGAATTGGATGCCGCATTTGCAGAACTGCACCGCGCCTTCGCGACCAACGAAGCCAACCAACATCGCGTTGTCGGAGCGAGACAACGCGTCGATGCCATTCGCGAAAAATACCAAGTCGTCGACATTCCGCTGGAATTCGTCAACATCGCGATCCAACGCGCCGTCGATGCCGAAACGGCATTGGCCCGATCACAAGTCGAACACACGATGGCGGTGGCCACCGTTCACTACGTACGCGGCACCTATCTGGCTTATCTGGACGTGTTTTTTCAATCCGATGCCATCGAATCGGTGCCGACGTGTGAATTGGCAGGTGAATTCACGGAGGCCCCAATCCCAGATTTGATCCCCATTGTCGAGGATGCTGGATTGATCGAGGGAGACGCCTACCTACCAATGCCACGTTGA